Genomic segment of Citrus sinensis cultivar Valencia sweet orange chromosome 7, DVS_A1.0, whole genome shotgun sequence:
AAAATGGAGATTTTGCTTCATTTGATTACGTTCAAAGAGTCAGACTCAATGACTAAGGGCGGGCTACAAACCTGAAATCTATGTCATTTCAATACCTTGTAAAATTGCTAATGCTTCTGCAGATACTTGCTGCAGCCACGTGCAATCACTTCACATTTGTTGCTCCTGATTAATGCTCTCAAACCAGCCCATGATCCTTCTGCATCCATGTGTGATGAGGAAAGATTTTGCAGGAtgtgattaaaataaagttcTCAATTCTGCAGGGGTCtaaccaataataataaacttcaGGAAGGAAAACGATTACCATAATTTCCTTGCATACCACATACAATTGATCAACATGTAGTAGATATTTCCGCTTTATCTTTGCATCTCAAGCAATTGTCCTCGATACAACCCCTCTTAAAGCAACAGAAAAAATGAGCAAAACCAAGGtgattattgaaaaatttcttcggaaaaagagaaaagaaaaaaaggaaagagagatTACCAGCTAGATTTTTAGATGCCTGAATGTCCTAGAGCATGCTGAGTTCCATATGACAAAAACTACACTGTCTGAGtagatataaatttatgattccGACTATATTTGACATCAGGGAAGCAGCAATGATATCAGAAAGTTCATCAGAGCAAGATGATCCCAAAAATTGGTTATCTTCCAACACCACCattcaacaataaataatttgcaTTGCCTGCTCTTCTTTCACAAGGGACAAATCCATCGAACAGTGACACAGGCGTCATCATCTCATCAGATAACAACCCCAACTTCCTCCACATTTCATCAGGTATCAACCCCAAATTACACATTTCAACTAACTGATTTACTGCCGAAGAAGATGAAtgaaacttgaatataaatttagtTAGCCTGATGGATGTATGGTAGTCCAGTTCAATCCTTGCATCAATGACATCTTGCAATAGCCGTTTAACCATCTTAATATTCCGTTCCTTACAGAAACTAAGGAGCATTACTCTATATGTGTAGGCATTGGGAGGTACAGCAATGTGCTTCATCTGACTATACAAGATATATGCTTCTTCAGTCCTTCCACCCTCGAGAAGTCCACGAATAGCAACTGTGTATGATACAACATCTAGTGGGTATTTCTCTACGATGGCTCTCCTAAACAATTGGATGGCCTTGTGGCATCTGCCAGCTTCTATAAGTCTATCCACAATTGCAGTATGGACATGAGCATTAACAGCCGGATTATTCATGACTATCCCCTGGTACACATTAATTGCTTCATCAATCTTTCTTGCTCCACATAGTCCACAAAGTAATCCAACAAAGCTGTAATTATCTGGCGTGAAACCTTTATCCAGCATAGTATTATATAACTTGACGGCCTGATTCGGGAAACCAGCCTTACAAAAGTAACTTAAAAGTGCATTATAGACTACTAGATCTGCTTCCACCTCAAGTCCACAAACTAACTTGGGTAAAAGAGAGAATCTTCCAGACAAACATACAGTGGACAGTAAAGAACAAAATGTATAAGAATCGGGAACtaacttcagttctaacaaacCATCATAAACATCAAGTGCATCATCATAGCTTCCCATCTTAGATAAGCAATCTATTAAAACATTATGAAACACCAAGTCAGGAGCATGCCCTTCAGATTCCAACATATCTAAAAAACTAAATGCAATGCTGAACATTTTGGCTTCCATGAATCCCTTAATTAAAGATGTATATGTTACAACATTCGGAGAACAACCATTCTGAACCATCTTTTCCCATAAATAACCTGCCATATCAAGTCTTCTCAACCGGCGAAACCCATCAATGAGTACCGTCCAAGCATTCACAGACAACGAAGTTCCCAAAGTAATCATTAGACCTAACAGTTGGTACGCTTCAGCGATCCTACCCATTTTGCAGAAACAATTTAAAAGTATCTCAAACATCCTGACATTAGGATAAAAGCCCTTCCTAACCATCATCCCAATGACATCCTTAACATTACTAACATCATTTAACTTGCATAAATTACACAATGCAATGTTAAAACTCAAGAAATTCGGCAACTGGGTCTCTTTCAGAACCTTAATACCAAGGTCAACACGTCCAATCTTGAATAATACATCCATAACAATATTACGCGCAAATGTGTTAGGCGTAAAACCAAACCTAACCATTTCATCAAAAGCCTCCAAAACCATCCCATACATTTCCCCACGCCAATAAATCCTCAAAAAAAGCAAGAAAGTTTGTGCCTTTATAACACACCCGACACGCGCCAATTCACCCACAATTCCTCTCACAGTCTCAAACCTTCCAGTCAAACGAGTAACCACACTAATCATATGATCAAATGATTGAACATCATGAAAGTAATCACGTTGCTTTGCACACCAAATGAAAAAACTCAAAGCAATCAAATCAGAAGGGCAGTTCAATAAAGTTGAGTGCACAATATGAGGAGCAAGAATGATAGGAAAATCCTGATGTGTTGTTGCACATACCTTAGGTGATGAAATTTGGTGAATTGACTTAAAGGATATTATCGTTTTCAAGATTTGGCTCCTTTGTGCTGTGTAAAACAAGCTCCGTTTGCATCTCCATAGCATATTGAGCTTTGATAATGAAGAGGAGAACTAGCAGAAAACTTTTCAACAATACAAGAAAGTGAAGTGGGTTTTAATCAaagatgttgaaatttttttttttttttcgttttgttTCCCggaaaatagatttttcttgGGGCTAATTGAAATACGAGTCGGTTTCATGCTACTACTGCGAAGATATTGAGAGGGAAAGGGCAGAACGGTTCAGGGGTTTATTGAACTCTGCAAAACCCTGAATATTTATATGCTGCAATGACATCAAGCCCTCATATTTTTGCGTAAATCACAACTAAGTC
This window contains:
- the LOC127898592 gene encoding putative pentatricopeptide repeat-containing protein At1g16830, which encodes MLWRCKRSLFYTAQRSQILKTIISFKSIHQISSPKVCATTHQDFPIILAPHIVHSTLLNCPSDLIALSFFIWCAKQRDYFHDVQSFDHMISVVTRLTGRFETVRGIVGELARVGCVIKAQTFLLFLRIYWRGEMYGMVLEAFDEMVRFGFTPNTFARNIVMDVLFKIGRVDLGIKVLKETQLPNFLSFNIALCNLCKLNDVSNVKDVIGMMVRKGFYPNVRMFEILLNCFCKMGRIAEAYQLLGLMITLGTSLSVNAWTVLIDGFRRLRRLDMAGYLWEKMVQNGCSPNVVTYTSLIKGFMEAKMFSIAFSFLDMLESEGHAPDLVFHNVLIDCLSKMGSYDDALDVYDGLLELKLVPDSYTFCSLLSTVCLSGRFSLLPKLVCGLEVEADLVVYNALLSYFCKAGFPNQAVKLYNTMLDKGFTPDNYSFVGLLCGLCGARKIDEAINVYQGIVMNNPAVNAHVHTAIVDRLIEAGRCHKAIQLFRRAIVEKYPLDVVSYTVAIRGLLEGGRTEEAYILYSQMKHIAVPPNAYTYRVMLLSFCKERNIKMVKRLLQDVIDARIELDYHTSIRLTKFIFKFHSSSSAVNQLVEMCNLGLIPDEMWRKLGLLSDEMMTPVSLFDGFVPCERRAGNANYLLLNGGVGR